A genome region from Erigeron canadensis isolate Cc75 chromosome 3, C_canadensis_v1, whole genome shotgun sequence includes the following:
- the LOC122591638 gene encoding golgin candidate 1, which yields MTLSVKSFFSSGQGSQAKSRKSKAKLKKGNSPDDTPTTIDTSLEKAITSTTIDTSLDKTTSRISLSKVSSDKNLPAASADPDSISPIHSSLKTKEEDQLKVNTNVSKLDTHVSLSSSSDQLKHDTVNDEVTATTTNREAVSPIFNGDLVNGDSSNFGEKLSSAPVTFEGSRAKNYNPADSGQDVSFKDKGNEMVISEGSQSLSTDTFTQLNTSKVTDLKIEPQLDEQKYKEHKPVTSPKTVKDQLASPKKTQDESGSPKKVQHQLGSTGRVQEKPSSTKKVQDQLDEAQGLLQSTKTTGQSKEARLARVCAGLSSRLQEYKSENAQLEELLVAERDLSKSYEARMQQLQKDLSLSKEEVSRVESSMLEALGAKNAEIEALVSSLDTVKKQAAVSEGNLASLQANMESIMRSRELTETRMMQAIKEELASAERRGEEERAAHNATKMAAMEREVELEQRALDASTALAKIQRTADERTSKAAELEQKVALLEVECSSLTQELQDAEVRARRGQKKSPEDANQVIQMQAWQEEVERARQGQREAERKLSSTEAEVQKLRVEMAAMRRDAEHYSRQEHMELEKRYRELTDLLYYKQTQLEAMTSEKAAAEFQLEKEIKRIQEAQVEVERSRVPRRASTIWEEDTDMKTLEPLPFHHRHLVGASIQLQKAAKIIDSGAVRAMRFLWRYPFARIFLIFYVVFVHLFMMYLLHRLQEQEDTISSREIVDSMGLGNHTLP from the exons ATGACTTTATCAGTCAAGTCATTTT TTTCCAGCGGACAAGGATCTCAAGCGAAGAGTAGAAAGTCTAAAGCAAAG CTTAAAAAGGGAAATTCTCCCGATGACACGCCTACGACAATTGATACTTCCTTGGAAAAAGCTATAACGTCTACGACAATTGATACTTCCTTGGACAAAACTACCTCCCGCATATCACTGTCAAAAGTTTCATCTGATAAAAATCTACCTGCTGCTTCAGCTGATCCTGATAGTATCAGTCCTATTCATTCGTCTTTGAAAACTAAAGAAGAGGACCAACTCAAAGTTAATACTAATGTCTCCAAATTAGATACTCATGTGTCTTTGTCATCTTCGAGTGATCAGTTGAAACATGACACAGTCAATGACGAAGTGACCGCAACTACCACTAATCGAGAGGCTGTTTCACCAATCTTCAATGGTGATCTTGTCAATGGGGATTCTTCAAATTTTGGTGAAAAGCTATCATCAGCACCTGTAACTTTTGAAGGGAGTAGAGCTAAAAATTATAATCCAGCTGATTCTGGTCAAGATGTCTCGTTTAAAGATAAAGGAAATGAGATGGTGATCAGCGAGGGATCACAATCTTTAAGTACAGATACGTTTACGCAACTTAATACATCAAAAGTTACTGATCTGAAAATTGAACCTCAGCTAGATGAACAGAAGTATAAAGAACATAAACCTGTAACTTCCCCAAAGACAGTAAAAGATCAGCTTGCTTCCCCAAAGAAAACACAAGATGAATCAGGTTCCCCAAAGAAAGTACAACATCAGCTTGGTTCCACTGGAAGAGTACAAGAAAAACCTAGCTCCACTAAGAAAGTACAAGATCAGCTTGATGAG gCACAGGGGCTACTTCAAAGTACAAAAACCACTGGTCAGTCAAAAGAGGCTAGACTGGCACGG GTTTGTGCTGGGCTTTCATCACGCCTTCAAGAATACAAATCAGAAAACGCACAATTGGAAGAGCTTCTGGTAGCAGAG AGAGACCTGAGCAAGTCATATGAGGCGCGAATGCAACAATTGCAAAAAGACTTGtctttatcaaaagaagaggtGAGTAGAGTGGAGTCAAGTATGTTGGAAGCCTTGGGTGCAAAGAATGCTGAAATCGAGGCACTTGTCAGTTCTCTGGACACCGTTAAGAAACAGGCTGCTGTATCAGAAGGAAATTTAGCATCACTGCAG GCAAATATGGAGTCGATTATGAGGAGCAGAGAACTAACTGAAACAAGGATGATGCAA GCTATAAAGGAGGAGCTTGCATCTGCAGAACGAAGAGGAGAAGAAGAACGTGCTGCACACAATGCTACCAAGATG GCTGCAATGGAAAGGGAAGTGGAACTAGAACAACGAGCTCTTGATGCTTCCACAGCCTTAGCCAAGATCCAG AGAACAGCTGATGAGAGGACCTCAAAAGCTGCAGAGCTTGAGCAGAAGGTGGCTCTACTTGAG GTTGAATGTTCTAGCTTAACTCAAGAATTGCAAGATGCGGAAGTTCGTGCTCGCCGAGGGCAAAAGAAGTCTCCAGAAGATGCCAATCAAGTGATTCAG ATGCAGGCTTGGCAAGAAGAAGTAGAACGTGCACGCCAAGGCCAAAGAGAGGCTGAGAGAAAGCTCTCTTCTACGGAA GCTGAAGTTCAAAAGTTGAGAGTTGAAATGGCTGCCATGAGAAGGGATGCTGAGCATTATTCACGCCAG GAGCATATGGAGCTGGAGAAAAGATACAGGGAACTTACAGATCTGTTG TATTACAAGCAAACCCAGTTGGAGGCGATGACCAGTGAAAAAGCTGCAGCAGAATTCCAGTTAGAGAAAGAGATAAAACGTATTCAGGAAGCTCAG GTAGAAGTAGAAAGGAGCAGAGTCCCTCGTCGCGCATCAACAATTTGGGAAGAAGATACTGATATGAAAACTCTTGA GCCTCTCCCCTTTCATCATCGCCACTTGGTTGGGGCAAGTATACAG CTGCAGAAGGCGGCAAAAATTATAGATTCTGGTGCTGTTAGAGCTATGAGATTTCTCTGGCGATATCCTTTTGCTCGAATTTTCCTAATATTTTACGTG GTGTTTGTGCACCTCTTTATGATGTACCTGCTGCATCGACTTCAG GAGCAAGAAGACACCATATCATCAAGAGAAATCGTTGATTCTATGGGACTTGGCAATCATACCTTACCTTGA